Within the Thermosynechococcaceae cyanobacterium Okahandja genome, the region TGTCCTGTGGGGCGCGCCTACCCGTGTATGCCTTGTTTGTGGCTGCCTTTTTCCCAAACAATGGCCAAAATATCGTTTTCCTACTCTACATGCTCGGGATTGCGGCGGCAGTCTTTACCGGCTTTGTGATGAAACGCACCCTGTTTCAAGGTGAGGTTGCCCCCTTTGTCCTAGAGTTACCCCCCTACCATATACCCACCCTGAGGGGAGTTCTCCTGCGAGCGTGGGAGCGCCTCAGAGTCTTCATTCGCCGTGCTGGCATTATGATTGTTGCTCTAGTGGTTATTTTGGGGTTCCTCAACTCCGTCGGCACCGATGGCAGCTTTGGCCAAAAGGATAGCAGTCAATCTCTTTTAAGCGCTGTTGGCCGCCGGATCACGCCTGTTTTCAGCCCTATGGGAGTCCAGCCGGAGAATTGGCCAGCGACGGTGGGAATTTTTACGGGCGTGTTTGCCAAGGAGGTGATGGTGGGTACCATGGATGCCCTCTACACCGATTTGGCTCGTCAGGAGGCTCAAGTCGTTGATCTTGGCGAAGGAGACGAGGAGGAACCATTTTCAGTTTGGGCAGGCCTACAAGAGGCTCTGGTAAGTATTCCCACAAACTTAGGGGAGTTGGGACAACAGGTTCTGGATCCCTTGGGGTTCCACGTTCTACAGGAAGCCGACAACCCAGAAGCTGCCGCTGAAGTCCAAGAGGTGCACTACACAACCTTTGGTCAAATGGCAAAGCGATTTGGAACCCCCACAGCAGCCTTTGCCTTTCTGCTGTTTGTCCTGCTGTACTTTCCTTGTGTGTCTGCGACTGCTGCTGTGTACCGGGAAACAAATTTGGGTTGGACAGTGTTTGTGGCAGCTTGGACAACGGGGCTAGCCTACTGGGTCGCAACGGCTTACTATCAGCTTGCAACCCTGACCGAACACCCATGGTTTTCCCTAGGGTGGCTAGGCGCATTGGCGATCGTCATGGTTGTGGTTATTGCGGGATTGCGATGGGTGGGTACTCGCCAGCATGGGTTTGCTAACAAAGTACTGAGGGGTTGAGGATGCTATTAGATGTCCAAGCCTATATCCGGCAGCAGCAACGGGTGTCGCTGAAAGAGTTACGGCAGCACTTCTATTCTGCCCCCCAAATGCTAGAAGAGATTTTGGCTCAGTTAGAGCGTAAAGGACGAATTGAAAAGCTCCCTTCAACGTCTTGCCCGGGCTGCTGCCATTGCTCTCAGGCAGATTTTGAGGTTTACCAATGGAAAATGTAACGCTACAGTGAGGCTAGAACGCAAATCATCTGGGAATGGGTCGCGTTGATGCTAGAACCCTACGAACGCCGTGTTCACTTTGCGGATACCGATGCCGCCGGAGTGGTCTATTTTGCCAATGTGCTGCGGTTTTGTCACGAGGCCTACGAAGACCTACTACAACAGTTGGGCATCAATTTGCAGCAGTTTTTTAGCGGCCATCACATTATTGTTCCGATCACAGAAGCACAGGTACGGTTCTTGGCTCCCCTCTACTGTGGCGATCGCGTCCGTATTATTGTGACACCGGCAGCCGTTGAGGGCAGTCGCTTTCAACTGAGTTATCGATTGCTGCGGTTAGAGGGGGGCGATCGGGTGGCCATGGCCCACACTCACCATATCTGCCTTGCCGTGCCGGAACGGCACAAAGCACCCCTACCCCCACCTTTAGCGGAGTGGCTCAGGGCGGAGACAATGAGCACCGCCACGGGCGATCGCGACGATTAGAATAATAACTAGCAAAAATTATAGACTCCCCCTTCTGCCAACAAATAGGATAGTTAGTGTAGCACGTTCACATGATTCTTATGACACGCCTAACGTTTATCGATCTTTTTGCTGGCATTGGCGGAATGCGTTTGGGATTTACCCAAGCAGGTGCAGAGTGTGTTTTTAGTTCAGAATGGAATAAATTTGCCCAAATGACTTACGAAGCTAACTTTCTGGAAAAGCCTTTGGGAGATATTACTAAGATTTCTAACAGTGAGATTCCAGATCATGATATTTTACTGGCAGGATTCCCTTGTCAGCCATTTAGTATTGCTGGAGTAAGCAAACATAATGCTTTAGGAATTAATCATGGATTTAATCACCCTACTCAAGGTAACTTATTTTTTGAAATAGTAAGAATCCTTGCGGATAAAAAACCGAAAGCTTTTTTACTGGAAAACGTCAAAAATCTACAAAGTCATGATAAAGGCAGAACATTTAAAATTATTCATAAGATCTTGGATGACTTAGGATATTACATTTACTATAAAGTAATTGATGCTGTTCATTTTGTGCCGCAGCATCGTGAAAGAATTTTCATTGTTGGGTTTAGAGAACCTATAGAATTCACATTTCCACAACTACAAACATCATCTTTAAGAGTAAAAGATATTTTAGAAATTGAAGTTCCAGCGAAATATACACTCACCGATCATCTTTGGAACTATTTGCAGCAATATGCCCAAAAACATCGAGAAAAAGGGAATGGCTTTGGATATGGACTAGTAAATTTAGATGGAATTACGCGAACATTAAGTGCAAGATATTACAAAGATGGATCAGAAATTCTTATTCCTCAAGTCAATCAGAATCCTCGAAGATTAACACCAAGAGAATGTGCACGATTAATGGGTTTTCCTGATTCATTTAAGATAGTTGTCAGTGATACCAGAGCTTACCAACAATTTGGCAACTCTGTTGTTGTGCCTTTAGTGAAAGCTATTGCTGATAGAATGCTAGATGCTCTGAATCAAAGTAATCTTTTGAAAATAACTAAGCAACTCAGTCTTCTCTGAATTTGATTTTTATGGTTAAACTTAACAAACAAGAACGAAAAATATTAAATGAAATTTCATCAACTTATTACATGAAGCCTATTATTAAAAGAATAAATGATTGGGTAAAAAATACATCAAACGTAAAATCAAGCTGGCCTAGGGTATTTGATCATCTCTATCAGATTTTAATAAACTCAAAAGCTGATATTGAAAAATTACTAGATAATCGAATTAAGGCAGAAATTATTAAAAATAAAGATCAAGCCAGAAGAAGTATTGTTGGAAATGCTTTTTCTAAATCAATCATCTACATCTTTTTGATGAATAAGGTTCATGAAAATATACCCAATCAAATTTCGATAACGTCTCAACGATCAGTAATTCCTGATTTCTATGAATCAACCAAAATAAAGATTCAAAATGAATTTCAAAAACCCGATATGGACATTGTTATTTATTCATTAGATAATTCTCAAACTTATATTCTTTTATCTCTCAAAACTTCTTTAAGAGAAAGAGCTACTCAAACGTATAAGTGGAAGCTTTTAATGGATATTGCTCTATATAGTCCAAGACTCCGAGAGAAATACGATATTTCATATTCATCTTCAAAATTGCCGATCATTTGCTTTGCTACAACTAATTTTTATAATGAGATAAATAGTCCTCAACAGCGTGGAATGTTAAAGTTTTTTGATCGTGTTTTCATTGCCAAGGAAATAGATGATGATCAATCATTTGTCTATCCTCTTTCCAATTTAATATTATTTTCAATAGAGCACTTAGTAGTAAATCATGTACAGCTTCGCTTATTTGTCGATACTATTCAGTAGTTCACATTAGTTACAGGATAGTGAATATGTTAATCAGAAACTAATTGGCCGTAGTCTAGTTTAAGGAGGCGATCGGCTACGTCAAAATAGCGATCGTCGTGGCTAATGACAAACAGAGTTTTGCCCTGGGCCTTCAGTTCTGGCAGGAGTTGGCGGTAAAAAATATCGCGGAAAACGGGGTCCTGATCCGCTGCCCACTCATCAAACAAATAGGCGGGGCGATCGTCGAGGTAGGCCATGAGCAACCCCAGTCGCTTGCGCTCCCCTTGAGAGAGGGAGGTGGTCGAGAAGCGATCGCCCTCGAGCCGCACTTTATGGCTGAGGCGTAGCTTCTCTAGGTACTCAGGAACCGCCGCCAAGCGTTCTGGTGCCTCAATCCCCAAGAGTCGCTCGAAAAGATAAAAATCACTAAAGACGGCGCCAAAGTGCTGCCGATACCATTCGTAATCACTGGGGGCAAGGCAATGGTTATCTACCCAAATTTCCCCCTGATCGGGAACGTAAAGACCTGTAATAATTTTGGCCAAGGTAGATTTGCCGCTGCCGTTCCCGCCAACAATAAAAATTAATTCTCCCGCATGGGCGGTTAAGCTCAACGGCCCAAGGGTAAACGTGACCGCCTCATCTTCGTGACTGCCGTGATACTGGTGGCGGATGTGCTCTAGGCGCAGGGTTTTCCAGCCTAAGGGAGGAAGATCAAGGCTTGTGTTAGCGGTGGGGAGGGGGTCACCAAGACTCAGATGTAGCGATTCAACCTTTTTGAGGGCGACGCTAGCGCGACTAAAGATGGGGATGGCATCAATCACCTGTTGCATTGGCAGCATCAGGTAAATAATGGTCAGGACATAGCCGGAGAGCACCGTAGGTGTTGCCCCCAGCAGGTGTGGCAAGGTAAAGAGGAAAAAGCCAATGGTCACAAACAGAAGAAGCTGCCCCCAACTGGCCGCAATGGCAAAGACCATATAGCCCAATTGGTTTTGCTGCCGCGTTTGCCGTGCCGTGGGTTCCAATTCCTGATCCAAAAAGGCAAGGCGGCGCTGCCGATTCAGCTTGAGTTCCTTATTGCCTTCGGTTAGGGTACGAAAGTGTTGAAAGAGGCGATCTTGCTCTCGCCGTGCCCGCTCTAGAAATTGACGCGCTTTACCCGCCAGAAACAAATAGCTACCCGCCCCAATACCAATTAAGGTCACGAGGGCAAAAAATAGGGGAGGAGACAACCATCCCATATAGATTAAACAGCCGAAAACAATAGCCACGGCATTAAAGAGGTTGGGAAGCACGGAAAACGATCGCGCCACGGCATCCACATCTTCTGTGAGGGTGGCCAGCAGTTGCGGCGTACCAATGGCTTCCAATTGACGCAAGGGGGAGGCCAGAATACGGCGGCTCAGGAGCAGACGCATTTCATAGACCGCCTGTTGGGCAGCCCGCACCAGCAGCACTTGCGAGGCAAAGTGGGTTAGCAGCAGTAGTGCCCCCAAGGCAATAAACCCCCAGGGCAACACAGATCTGAGGGCGGGGGTTCCTTGGAGGGTAGCATTAATGAGGGCAATGAGTCCGGCGGTGCTGCCACCATTGAGGAGTCCGGCAAACGCTGCCCCTGCTACGGTTGGCCATGCGGCTTGCAACAGAATCCGAAACAGTTTCACGAGTGGGTCTCATCCTCGCTGGGGGTGTCATCCCGATCGCTATCAAGGTCTAGCTTGGGAATAAAACTGGGGCGATCGGCATTTTCCCAGCCCGGTGGCCGCTTGGAGTTATACCATGCCACTAAGCCAATGCTGACTGCGGCAACTAATCCGAGGATGAGTACACCATAAAACGGCAGAAAATTTCCCGACCCGACCGTAAAAACCGCGGCCAACACTTGCATCCTGATTTCCTTGACGTGGTTGTGTTCAGAACAACACTATACCGCCCCAATGGCGAAAATTGTGCGCTTGTTGCCCCCACCTAAAGGTGGTAGTCAATCCAAACGTAGGCGATCGCCACGGTGATTAGGGTCAGGGGAGCGCCAAACTGCACGTGCCGCCAAAAGGACAGAGACTGCCCTGTACTGGCTGCCGCCTCAATGGTAATCAGATTAGCCACAGCCCCAAAGAGGGTCAAATTACCCGCCAAGGTACTGGTGGCCGCCAATAGGTACCAAAGCTGGGGGGCATCCTTGGGGATAAAATTTGCCAGCAGCAGCACCGTGGGCACATTGGAAATGAGATTCGAGAGCACGGTGGTGATTGCCACCAATCCAAGGGGGCGGGTAATCCAAGGCTGGAGGCTCGCCAGAATATCAAGGCGTTGCACGCAATAACTAAGGATAAATAAACCAGAAAAGAGCACCAAAAGCGACCAGTCCACCTGTGCCAAAATCCGCTCCGGTTTCAGCCGCCGCGTTACTAGGAGTGCCGCCGCCGCCAGCAACGCCGTTTCCGCCAACGGGAACCCCAAACTAAAGGCCAACAGCATTGCACTGGTCACCACGAGGGTTTTCCGCAGTAAGGGCAGGTGCAACCGCACGGGCTTAAGGGTGGCCAAGGTACACGGACGGGAAGAGCGCACCTGTGGATAGAGCCACCACAGCCAAGCCACTTGCACAACCAGTCCTAGGACGGCAACGGGCAGCATGGTTTGGGCAAACTCAAGGTACCCCAAACCGGAAAAGGAGCCGACAAGAATATTTTGGGGATTGCCACTCAGGGTGGCCACTGAACCAATGTTGGTAGCCGCCGCGATCGCCAGCAGGTAGGGCACCGGATTCAGGCCAAGGGCGTGGGTCATCTGGAGGGTGAGGGGGGTAGTCACCAACGCCAACGTATCGTTGAGAAACAGCGCCGAAAGCGTGCCCGTTGCGCCGGTGAGGAACAGCAATAGCCCCAGAGGACTCGCCGCAAAGCGCACCACCACCACGACTGCCAACTGAAAAAAGCCACTGTACCCCAGATAAGCATTGACAATCATCATGCTTAGTAAAAAAATAATCGTCTGGGGATCAATTGTTTGCCATGCGGTTCGCAGATCAACTGTGCCCAAGGCAATCAGCAGTGCCGCACTGACGAGGGCAATCGTGGCTCGATTCATCCGCAGGCCGGGCACCGTTCCCAAGGCAAGCGCCCCATAGCTCAGCGCCAACACCAGTCCCGGCAGGAG harbors:
- a CDS encoding FeoC-like transcriptional regulator; translation: MLLDVQAYIRQQQRVSLKELRQHFYSAPQMLEEILAQLERKGRIEKLPSTSCPGCCHCSQADFEVYQWKM
- a CDS encoding thioesterase family protein yields the protein MLEPYERRVHFADTDAAGVVYFANVLRFCHEAYEDLLQQLGINLQQFFSGHHIIVPITEAQVRFLAPLYCGDRVRIIVTPAAVEGSRFQLSYRLLRLEGGDRVAMAHTHHICLAVPERHKAPLPPPLAEWLRAETMSTATGDRDD
- the dcm gene encoding DNA (cytosine-5-)-methyltransferase; the encoded protein is MTRLTFIDLFAGIGGMRLGFTQAGAECVFSSEWNKFAQMTYEANFLEKPLGDITKISNSEIPDHDILLAGFPCQPFSIAGVSKHNALGINHGFNHPTQGNLFFEIVRILADKKPKAFLLENVKNLQSHDKGRTFKIIHKILDDLGYYIYYKVIDAVHFVPQHRERIFIVGFREPIEFTFPQLQTSSLRVKDILEIEVPAKYTLTDHLWNYLQQYAQKHREKGNGFGYGLVNLDGITRTLSARYYKDGSEILIPQVNQNPRRLTPRECARLMGFPDSFKIVVSDTRAYQQFGNSVVVPLVKAIADRMLDALNQSNLLKITKQLSLL
- a CDS encoding BsaWI family type II restriction enzyme, giving the protein MVKLNKQERKILNEISSTYYMKPIIKRINDWVKNTSNVKSSWPRVFDHLYQILINSKADIEKLLDNRIKAEIIKNKDQARRSIVGNAFSKSIIYIFLMNKVHENIPNQISITSQRSVIPDFYESTKIKIQNEFQKPDMDIVIYSLDNSQTYILLSLKTSLRERATQTYKWKLLMDIALYSPRLREKYDISYSSSKLPIICFATTNFYNEINSPQQRGMLKFFDRVFIAKEIDDDQSFVYPLSNLILFSIEHLVVNHVQLRLFVDTIQ
- a CDS encoding cyclic peptide export ABC transporter, encoding MKLFRILLQAAWPTVAGAAFAGLLNGGSTAGLIALINATLQGTPALRSVLPWGFIALGALLLLTHFASQVLLVRAAQQAVYEMRLLLSRRILASPLRQLEAIGTPQLLATLTEDVDAVARSFSVLPNLFNAVAIVFGCLIYMGWLSPPLFFALVTLIGIGAGSYLFLAGKARQFLERARREQDRLFQHFRTLTEGNKELKLNRQRRLAFLDQELEPTARQTRQQNQLGYMVFAIAASWGQLLLFVTIGFFLFTLPHLLGATPTVLSGYVLTIIYLMLPMQQVIDAIPIFSRASVALKKVESLHLSLGDPLPTANTSLDLPPLGWKTLRLEHIRHQYHGSHEDEAVTFTLGPLSLTAHAGELIFIVGGNGSGKSTLAKIITGLYVPDQGEIWVDNHCLAPSDYEWYRQHFGAVFSDFYLFERLLGIEAPERLAAVPEYLEKLRLSHKVRLEGDRFSTTSLSQGERKRLGLLMAYLDDRPAYLFDEWAADQDPVFRDIFYRQLLPELKAQGKTLFVISHDDRYFDVADRLLKLDYGQLVSD
- a CDS encoding anion transporter, whose protein sequence is MFSALLPGLVLALSYGALALGTVPGLRMNRATIALVSAALLIALGTVDLRTAWQTIDPQTIIFLLSMMIVNAYLGYSGFFQLAVVVVVRFAASPLGLLLFLTGATGTLSALFLNDTLALVTTPLTLQMTHALGLNPVPYLLAIAAATNIGSVATLSGNPQNILVGSFSGLGYLEFAQTMLPVAVLGLVVQVAWLWWLYPQVRSSRPCTLATLKPVRLHLPLLRKTLVVTSAMLLAFSLGFPLAETALLAAAALLVTRRLKPERILAQVDWSLLVLFSGLFILSYCVQRLDILASLQPWITRPLGLVAITTVLSNLISNVPTVLLLANFIPKDAPQLWYLLAATSTLAGNLTLFGAVANLITIEAAASTGQSLSFWRHVQFGAPLTLITVAIAYVWIDYHL